Genomic DNA from bacterium:
CTTGGAGCTTCTCGAATCTGTTCAATTTGAGGAAACAAAGACCAACTCATGGAAGTTGGATAAGCTTGACGTTTTTCGGCGGACTCGGAGGCGTTGTATGAGGAACATAATCATCCCCCATATAATGAAACCTCATTGCATCCGCAAGCACGACACCGTCGGCTTTGTTGGAGATTCTTACCAGGCTTTCAGTGCCGTTCGGAAAATAGACGTAGCATAATCGGTTCCATTGACCGATGTTCACAGTCTGATTGATGGTGCCTCTCACTTTCGTTTGCCCCCCGACAATGACCTCGAAAGGTACACTGGCCGCCTCTCGAAAGCTTGACGGATAATCTCCGTGCCAACCATGCCATTCGCTGATTTCATACCATCCTGCGACGCCGATGCTCGGTCGCCACACAGCGGTGCTGGAACCATTTCCCGCCGCTGCGGCATGATAGCCGTAGGCCTGATCTCTGACCGCCTCGTTCGCCGCGGCACTGAGCTGACACCAATAGGGATTATTGCCGACAAGATCGGCTGCGCCTTTACTGAGATGAGGCGTCCAGGTCCCGGTGAATTCAATGGGCCGGCTTCCCGGCGATGTGTCGTTCAAATTGAAATTATCGACGATGATATCCGATACGACGGTGGTAGGCCGACGGAATAAGAGGATGCCGTCCCCGCGCCAATCGGAGGAGTTGTACACCGTTCCCCAAAGCACAATGTCTCCGACCGGTTCGCCGGTATTCACCGTTGGGCATTGTCCTCCGCGCATGCGGTAATAGGGGCCGCCGGAAAGGTCAGATGCATGCAATGTCTGCTCCGCGCCTGTGGGATTGCTGACCACCACACCATTGGTAAAATAGCGCAATACGAGTCCGTTGGCCAGTTTGATGATCCGGTCATCGACTGGAAACCCCATATCACAATCGTATTCATCGTACCAGAAATCCATATAATAGAAATCCCCGAAGGTCATGGCATAATAGCATTCATAAATCATCGAGGTAGCCAAGCCGAAGCGCATTTTGCTAAAGTTGTTCTTCTCCTTGGCATCGACCACCCATTTTTCCGGAATATAATCCGCAATCATCATGATGGAGGGCTTTTGACCTTGCTTGATCCACAACTCCATGTCCTTTTCGAAATACTTGTAGCCGTCCAGAGAGGTTCCCCCCCAGCGCAGAAATCCTTCATACAGGTGACCATTCAGATAATCGAACCACCCCGTCTCGAGGGTGCCGCCTGCGTTCACCGACAATACGTTGGCTTTTTCCGGCGTATACTGCTGTATCAGTTCCTTTTCCTTGGCCAACCATAAATAGCTGCCGTAGGTCCATTGAGAGTTGATCCAGGTGTTGCCGTGTTCATTTCGGTCATTTACTCCGTTCAAATCAAAATCAAAGTCATCCAGATAGACGGCCCGGGAAAAATAATCGTGGAATAATCCATCAAACCGGGTCGACAGGGCGGTGATAGCCCGCATGTTTTTTTCAGCCAAATACTGCCAGGCCTGTTTGCCGTCGACGAACTCACAATAGGGGCTCTGATTCGGAAAAATGCCTGGACCGGGCATGCGCAAGGGACTCATCACAATGGCCCCCGCGGCGTGCGGTTTATTGATCGCATCGAAAGAGCTCGTGTCGGTGGAGACGAGGAAAGTCTGTGCAGTCGTCATTCTTTCGACATGAATGATTTCATTGTCGATCACCAGATAGAGAAACCGCGTATCTGACAAATCATAGGGCGTATAAATGCCCTCCCAATGGTCCAATTTGATCTCTCTTTGTCCAGGCACCACCGCCTCGAGCAAACGACCGCGATAGGAGCGATACAGAAAAAACTGCGGCGGATCATTCGTATATAATCCGTTCTTGCCCATGACGAGCAAAATTTGCGAAGGATTCCTTCTCTTGAACTCAGCCGCAAAATATTCGGCTCCGTCGCGCCCGCAATCAACCATGAGAAGGTCGTAGCGCGAAAGTCTGCTTAGGCTTGTGCCAATGGATTTGGCAGGGTATCCATTCGCATAGTAGCAGTACAATCCCAGTCGTGGATAAGAAGTATTGAATTTATCCTGCGAAAAAGTCGGACAGGCACTGAATAGGCCGGTCAGCATGCCGACCATCAGTTTCTTGATACCGTTCATTGAGTGTACTCCTTAATGAATTGACTCGGCGGAGACCGATGGCGTTTTATGGAGCAGGCCTTTCCCGCCCCGAAGGTACTTTCCGCCTGCAAAAGGGATCATCGCGAAAAACCGGCAGTGATGGAGCGAAGCCTAGCCGCCAATTTACCATAAAACAAAAGGGTATCGTTGCCGCCAACCAGCAGCACGGTGATCAAATAAACAAGTACGGAACCTACCGGATAGATTAAATGAACCGCATCCTTTGGTTTCAGCCATGCGGCGATTAAAAAGGCGATCAACGCGGCGGAAAAAATTCGTAACATGAAAGGCGCTAGTTTCCGATAGAAGCCAGGAAAGGTTAACACATGTCTGCGGCTATGTATCAAGATGGATAGCAGGATGCCCCATTCCGTGATCACCGTAATCACAGAGGCGCCGAGAAAGCCGAAGGATCTGATGAAAAGCCAATTCAGCGGCAGACTCAAGCACAAGGCAACGATCTGCAGTTTGACGATTACTTTCTGTTCATCGGCGGCGATATAAAGCGCAACAAAATAGGTATTCGCCATCTGAGCGAAGGAAGCCCACACCAAAATCCGCATTGCCGGCACGGAAGGTTCAAAACCGGCGCCAAAAAGAATATGGATGAGCGTATCGGCATAAAGAGATATAAATGGAATCAACGGTATTGAAAAGAACAACAGATATTTCAACCCTGACGAAAATATTTTCGTCAGCGCTTCCGGCTTTGCCCGCGCTTGGGTCAATTGCGGCAAGAAAGCAGTCGCCAGAACGGTCGGCAGGATCGCCGTCAGGGAAAGCAGCTTCAAGCCGGCCGTATAAAAACCGACCTCCTCCAGCGTGGTCAGCGAATGCAGCAGCAACACAGCGAGATAGTTGTAGCAGACGGCTAAAAAAACTGTCAGGCCGAATGGCACCGATTTTTTTAAGATGATAGATGCCCGCCGCACATGAAAAGAAAAATGAAAAGGCCGTAGGGTCCTACGAAGCAGATAATAGCAAACACCCGTTTTTATCGATTCAGAGACGACAAAAGAGAACAAAAAGGTCCTGATGCCGTAACCCTGAGCAAGAAAAAAGATGCCCAGGATCACCGAGGTCAATTTATCGATCAGGGTCGCCAAGGCTTCCAATTCCATTTTTTGAAAGCCACGAAAGACCGCAATCATGGAATTGGCATAGGAAGAAATAATCGAGGCGATGCAAAAGATAAAAACCGCCTGTGTGGCAGGGCCATCCATCCGGCTGAAGCGTACATAGAAATAAATGATCAGCGACGCGAAGATCGTAAGCAGGCTTTTAAGCATCATCGCTTCCGCGACCAACCTGGCAGCGATTAGCTTCGATTTAGAGATTTCCCGGGTAATCAGAGTGGAAACACCGAGATCGTTCATTAATCCGAGATAGAACCCCAGAATGGTTGCGACATTGTACAGACCATAACCTTCGCTGTGCAGATAGCGAGCGACGAAAGGGACCAGCACAAAGGCCAGACCCGTGTATAGAAATTGGCTGACACCGACGAAACCGATATTTCTGTAAAGTTGTTTCATTTTTTCAGCAAAGACGATTTCAAGCAGGACGAATCCACGACGAACGAGGGGTTATGCGTTCCTTGGCGGCTTTTCGCTGTTTCAGCAGCAAGGCTCTTCGCCTCAGGTTGAAATCAGAGACGATCAGCAAGCCGATGATCATTCCCAGCAGTCGCCAATGCTGTATCAGCAATTCGGCCAGACGATAATCAGGCGCCACCATGTCATAGATCAGTGCACCGGTGAGTCCGGCCAGAGTGGCGGAGCCAATATGATAAATAAAAGGATCCGGTGATTTCAGTAAAAGAAGCCCTTTGACCAGCACCGATAGATAGATCATCAGGAACAGCAGAGCGCAGAAAACGCCCTGTTCCGCGGCAATGAGCAAATAGGTGTTATGCACAATTTGCAATCCGGCGATTTCCGGATCGGCATGATAACGATAGTTATCGAGACCGACGCCCAGGAGAGGGTGCAGACGGATAATTCGGATGGCATCCTGAGCGAGTCCCACGCGACTATGTTTTTTTTCGCTGTAGAGGGCTTCTTCGGCATCTTCCATACGGCCGGTAATAATATGACCATATTTGACATAAAAAAAGGTGATGGTGGAGAAGCCAACAAAGAAAAGCAGAGATAATTGTTTCTTGGTCAATCGATGACTTTTAAAATCATAAAAGGCAAAAATCGCCAGGGAGACCAGCAGGCCGATCCAGGCGCCACGCGTAAAGGTCGCCAGCAGAGATCCAATGGCAAGGCCTGATACGATGAACCACAAAACGCGGCTCTTCAGCCGGCTATAGAGCGCCATTCTGATGCAGAGCGGAATAAGCGTGATCAGGTAAAGCCCGAAGGCGTTGGCTACACCGATGGTTCCGGAAACGCGCCAACTTTGATCGATGTTAAAAAAGGGGATGCGCAAAGGTCCGATCTGCCACTGCCAGAAGCCGATAAAAGCCTGGAAACCAAGCCCGAATAAAAGTCCGATCACGGTGAATTTGACTTCCTGCAGCGTTGACAGCCGGGTGGCAAACACATAAAAAACCAACAAAGCGCGAATGAGATGAACCAGCTTGAAACGAAATTGAGCGGGTTCAAAAGCATAAAATTCGCCGGTCAACGCTAAAAGAAAAAAAACACCGACAGCTATTTTCATAAAGAAAACGAAACCGCGATATCGGGATTTCTTTGACTGATCTGTTTTTAACATCAAGAGGGCGTAAATCGCCAGGTCGCAGAACATAAAGACATCTGCACCGCGAGCCGTACCATCCCGCAAGGTGCCCAATACAACAGTGAAACCCTGGTTAATCGACAGGAGAAATCCCAGAGCCCCGAATAGATATGGCGCCAGAGCGGTCATGTCGATGGAATGGTTTTATAGGGACGGGTTCGTATCATGTTGCAGCTTGTCCACTTTTTGTTCCAGCAACGCCATCTCCTGAGCCAGCCTTCGATTTTGAATGGACAGAGTGGAGACCTTTACAGAGAATGCGATCAGCATGGCGAAAATGAAGACGAACGCCAGCATGGAAACGGCCAGCGCGCCGAATCGAGCGCCGGTGAGGCGTGTTACGACCAGCAACAGGCGGTCCCACAGCAGAACAATCTCGACCATGATCGTGACGAAGATCCACAAGAGGGCGAGGTTCTCAGAGAGTTTTCTTCGATACAACAGCGAAAGAATCAAGCCGATGAAGAGGCAACCCAGAACGACGATGATCAATTTGCTTTGCGGCGTGATATTCAGGTTATACATGTAGTTCCTCTTTTTTTGCCAAAAACGTACGGATCAGAACTACCACTATGGCGATCAGATTTTTAAAGGGATAAAACAGTGATGTGATGAAATTATGCTGAGATCGGCCGGACATGCGGGGATTCATCTGGACCGGTATTTCCCGGATGGTAAACCGAGATTTTGACAAAAGAATGAGCATCTCCGCGTCTGGATAATCCTGGGGAAAGTGGTTTGCAAGAAACTCGATGGCTTTGCGTGTAAACATTCTAAATCCGGAAGTGACGTCGCTGATCGTCTGGTCGGTCAACAGTTTTACAATCCATGAAAACAGAACGATGCCTGTGTATCTGGCGAGGTTCTTTTTATACCCCGTATTAATCAGAAAACGCGACCCGATGACCAGATCAGCGCTTTCTCTGCGGAGTTCAGCCACCATGGTCGAAATATCCTCCGGATTATGCTGGCCGTCTGCATCGATCGTGATCAAACAATCATGACCGGACTGCAACGCATACATGAATCCCGTGTGCAGGGCGCCGCAGACACCCAGATTGAAGGGATGGGAGAGCACCGTAAAACCGTTCTCCCGCCCTACTCGCGCTGTGCCATCCATGGATCCATCATTGATGAGTACCAACTCGGCCTCCATGGCCAATCCGGCCAACTGCTCCCTGACAGCACGAAACCTCTCCACTAAACGGGTGAGATTGTGCTCCTCATTGTACGCGGGTACAATGAGCGCAACACGGGTTTTTGGCTTCAAACTCATTTTCCTCACTTTTTCCTATTTCCAAAGCCTAAACGCGACAATGCGGTCCACCGCGAGGACCGTCGACCAAAGGAAAAAACCTGCACGGCGCGTGATTGCATTTCAGCGTGCGACACTTGATGGATCGTCAAAAAGCAAAAGCTGGCATCCTTTGAAATTATATTCTGTCAGCAGTTGCTTTTTCAAAATCAACCGCCGCTTGAGTTCCAACATATCTTCTTCAGGCCAACGATGACAAAAGGCCACCCAAAGCCTGCCAGGAGTCGATTCCACTTTTCGGAAATGCGGCTCATTTTGATCAAAATGGAGCAGATGTTCCTCGCCATA
This window encodes:
- a CDS encoding flippase encodes the protein MKQLYRNIGFVGVSQFLYTGLAFVLVPFVARYLHSEGYGLYNVATILGFYLGLMNDLGVSTLITREISKSKLIAARLVAEAMMLKSLLTIFASLIIYFYVRFSRMDGPATQAVFIFCIASIISSYANSMIAVFRGFQKMELEALATLIDKLTSVILGIFFLAQGYGIRTFLFSFVVSESIKTGVCYYLLRRTLRPFHFSFHVRRASIILKKSVPFGLTVFLAVCYNYLAVLLLHSLTTLEEVGFYTAGLKLLSLTAILPTVLATAFLPQLTQARAKPEALTKIFSSGLKYLLFFSIPLIPFISLYADTLIHILFGAGFEPSVPAMRILVWASFAQMANTYFVALYIAADEQKVIVKLQIVALCLSLPLNWLFIRSFGFLGASVITVITEWGILLSILIHSRRHVLTFPGFYRKLAPFMLRIFSAALIAFLIAAWLKPKDAVHLIYPVGSVLVYLITVLLVGGNDTLLFYGKLAARLRSITAGFSR
- a CDS encoding O-antigen ligase family protein, which produces MKIAVGVFFLLALTGEFYAFEPAQFRFKLVHLIRALLVFYVFATRLSTLQEVKFTVIGLLFGLGFQAFIGFWQWQIGPLRIPFFNIDQSWRVSGTIGVANAFGLYLITLIPLCIRMALYSRLKSRVLWFIVSGLAIGSLLATFTRGAWIGLLVSLAIFAFYDFKSHRLTKKQLSLLFFVGFSTITFFYVKYGHIITGRMEDAEEALYSEKKHSRVGLAQDAIRIIRLHPLLGVGLDNYRYHADPEIAGLQIVHNTYLLIAAEQGVFCALLFLMIYLSVLVKGLLLLKSPDPFIYHIGSATLAGLTGALIYDMVAPDYRLAELLIQHWRLLGMIIGLLIVSDFNLRRRALLLKQRKAAKERITPRSSWIRPA
- a CDS encoding DUF2304 domain-containing protein, which translates into the protein MYNLNITPQSKLIIVVLGCLFIGLILSLLYRRKLSENLALLWIFVTIMVEIVLLWDRLLLVVTRLTGARFGALAVSMLAFVFIFAMLIAFSVKVSTLSIQNRRLAQEMALLEQKVDKLQHDTNPSL
- a CDS encoding glycosyltransferase family 2 protein encodes the protein MKPKTRVALIVPAYNEEHNLTRLVERFRAVREQLAGLAMEAELVLINDGSMDGTARVGRENGFTVLSHPFNLGVCGALHTGFMYALQSGHDCLITIDADGQHNPEDISTMVAELRRESADLVIGSRFLINTGYKKNLARYTGIVLFSWIVKLLTDQTISDVTSGFRMFTRKAIEFLANHFPQDYPDAEMLILLSKSRFTIREIPVQMNPRMSGRSQHNFITSLFYPFKNLIAIVVVLIRTFLAKKEELHV